One genomic window of Desulfuromonadales bacterium includes the following:
- the fusA gene encoding elongation factor G — protein sequence MNHPPLNAIRNIGIISHIDAGKTTVSERILYYSGEIHRMGEVHDGAATMDWMEQEQERGITITATATTCRWRQWWINLIDTPGHIDFTIEVERSLRVLDGAVAIFSAVEGVQPQSESVWHQADRYRVPRLCLINKMDRIGADCRGVLAQMAERLRARPVLLQLPLGFESEFHGVIDLVSGQVLTFAEEDQGTTVQIGPVPAELTEEVRAAREKVVEAAADFDDDILADFLEAKEISAERLQAALRRGTLACRLFPVLLGAALRNKGMQPLLDAVGAYLPSPLDTPPVAAFAAGGGEAEAVPPDPAGPLCALAFKVQSDEGRKLTYLRLYSGTLRAGEEVFNSTRNCREKIARLFRMHAHKRERLDAAAAGDIVAAAGLREALTGDTLCRSDHPLLLAGLSCPEPVVSLAVEPKGVDDREKLLPALEKLQWEDPTFKVHEDAETGQTILAGMGELHLEVVVDRLGREFGVQVKTGRPQVVFRETLQRAVERRELFQREVEGRTQGGEVLLRLTPLERGAGLRLLFPDAEAFALPAVLQAVLHESLELACRGGVHSGYPMTDLEVQVLEAPFQPGVTTDIGLRAAAQRGVAMAAREGGATLLEPVMSLELVIPGEYAGRVIGSLQQKRGRVEGMQSRGETEMIRAKVPLAEMFGYMTELRSATKGRGTFTMEFSHFDQAPPETLQRFGFA from the coding sequence ATGAACCATCCACCCCTCAACGCCATCCGCAATATCGGCATCATCTCTCATATCGACGCCGGCAAGACCACCGTCTCCGAGCGCATCCTCTACTACTCCGGTGAAATTCACCGGATGGGCGAGGTCCACGACGGCGCGGCGACCATGGACTGGATGGAGCAGGAACAGGAGCGCGGCATCACCATCACCGCCACGGCCACCACCTGCCGCTGGCGACAGTGGTGGATCAATCTCATCGACACCCCGGGCCACATCGATTTCACCATCGAGGTGGAGCGCTCGCTGCGGGTTCTCGACGGGGCGGTGGCGATCTTCAGCGCCGTGGAGGGGGTGCAGCCGCAGAGCGAGTCGGTCTGGCACCAGGCCGACCGCTACCGGGTTCCGCGCCTCTGTCTGATCAACAAGATGGACCGCATCGGTGCCGACTGCCGCGGCGTGCTGGCCCAGATGGCGGAGCGACTGCGGGCCCGCCCGGTCCTGCTGCAGCTGCCGCTCGGTTTTGAGTCGGAGTTCCACGGCGTGATCGATCTGGTGAGCGGGCAGGTGCTGACTTTTGCCGAGGAGGACCAGGGGACAACGGTGCAGATCGGGCCGGTCCCCGCCGAGTTGACGGAAGAGGTGCGGGCCGCCCGGGAGAAGGTCGTCGAGGCGGCGGCCGATTTCGACGATGACATCCTGGCCGACTTTCTCGAGGCGAAGGAGATATCCGCCGAGCGCCTGCAGGCGGCCCTGCGCCGCGGGACGCTGGCCTGCCGCCTGTTTCCGGTGTTGCTCGGCGCGGCCCTGCGCAACAAGGGGATGCAGCCGCTGCTCGATGCCGTCGGCGCCTATCTCCCCTCGCCCCTCGATACCCCGCCGGTGGCGGCCTTTGCGGCCGGCGGCGGTGAGGCCGAGGCCGTGCCGCCCGATCCGGCCGGGCCGCTCTGCGCCCTCGCCTTCAAGGTCCAGTCCGACGAGGGGCGCAAGCTCACCTACCTGCGCCTCTATTCGGGAACGTTGCGGGCGGGAGAGGAAGTGTTCAACAGCACCCGCAACTGCCGGGAGAAGATCGCCCGGCTTTTCCGCATGCACGCCCACAAGCGGGAGCGGCTGGATGCGGCCGCGGCCGGGGACATCGTTGCCGCCGCCGGCCTGCGCGAGGCACTCACCGGCGACACGCTCTGCCGCTCCGACCACCCGCTGCTGCTGGCCGGCCTCAGCTGTCCCGAGCCGGTGGTCTCCCTGGCGGTCGAGCCGAAGGGGGTGGACGACCGGGAAAAGCTGCTGCCGGCCCTTGAGAAGCTGCAATGGGAGGATCCGACCTTCAAGGTGCACGAAGATGCGGAGACCGGTCAGACGATCCTCGCCGGCATGGGTGAGCTGCACCTCGAAGTCGTCGTCGACCGGCTGGGCCGCGAGTTCGGCGTACAGGTCAAGACCGGGCGGCCGCAGGTGGTCTTCCGGGAAACCCTGCAGCGTGCGGTGGAGCGGCGGGAACTCTTCCAGCGGGAAGTCGAGGGCCGCACCCAGGGGGGAGAGGTGCTGTTGCGGCTGACGCCCCTGGAGCGGGGCGCGGGGCTGCGCCTGCTGTTTCCCGACGCCGAAGCGTTCGCACTGCCGGCCGTGCTGCAGGCCGTTCTGCACGAGAGCCTGGAGCTGGCGTGCCGCGGCGGGGTGCATTCCGGCTACCCCATGACCGACCTGGAGGTGCAGGTGCTCGAAGCCCCCTTCCAGCCGGGCGTCACCACCGATATCGGCCTGCGCGCCGCCGCCCAGCGAGGCGTGGCGATGGCCGCCCGGGAGGGGGGGGCGACGCTGCTCGAGCCGGTGATGTCGCTGGAGTTGGTCATCCCCGGCGAGTACGCCGGCCGGGTCATCGGCTCCCTGCAGCAGAAGCGGGGGAGGGTGGAGGGGATGCAGTCACGGGGCGAAACCGAGATGATCCGGGCCAAGGTTCCCTTGGCCGAGATGTTCGGCTACATGACCGAACTGCGCAGCGCCACCAAGGGACGGGGCACCTTCACCATGGAATTTTCCCATTTCGACCAGGCGCCGCCGGAAACCCTGCAGCGCTTCGGCTTTGCGTAG
- a CDS encoding transcriptional regulator, which yields MKPKPPTILPPRGATIRRQIADLLAGEPLSARQISTLVGIPEKVVYGHLDHLRRTLHPLGRRLQIVPAGCRKCGFVFGKRERLQRPGRCPVCRQQSITEPFFAIR from the coding sequence ATGAAACCGAAGCCACCCACGATCCTTCCTCCTCGGGGCGCCACCATCCGCCGGCAGATCGCCGACCTGCTGGCGGGTGAACCCCTTTCTGCCCGCCAGATTTCCACGCTGGTCGGCATCCCTGAAAAGGTGGTGTACGGCCACCTCGACCATCTGCGGCGTACCCTCCATCCGCTCGGTCGCCGACTGCAGATCGTCCCGGCAGGCTGTCGAAAATGCGGTTTCGTCTTTGGCAAACGGGAGCGCCTGCAGAGGCCGGGACGATGCCCGGTCTGCCGGCAGCAGTCCATCACCGAACCGTTTTTCGCCATTCGATGA
- a CDS encoding metal ABC transporter substrate-binding protein codes for MRCVSIAVFLTVLLTTPALAGLNVVATLPWIGSLAKEIGGDRVAVTTLVKPSQDPHMVEAKPSMVLAGRKADILMYNGLDLEIGYLPLILESARNPKIVPGKPGNFDCSRFVMVIEKPTAVDRSMGDVHPLGNPHYNFSPINVRRVAEGMAAALAELDRVNADFYRENFKIFSTKVEQRQQQWQALGLPGKKFVAYHKQFEYLAADFGFQIVGYVEPKPGIPPSAAHVESLIESLGRSKPDGILTTSYYGKKESASIGGKTGVKVILLPGDVGAMPGTDDWFAFMDTTLQALR; via the coding sequence ATGCGCTGCGTATCTATTGCTGTCTTTCTGACGGTTTTGCTGACCACTCCCGCCCTGGCCGGGCTGAACGTCGTCGCCACCCTCCCCTGGATCGGCAGCCTGGCGAAAGAGATCGGCGGGGACAGGGTCGCCGTCACCACCCTGGTGAAACCGAGCCAGGATCCGCACATGGTCGAGGCGAAGCCGAGCATGGTCCTCGCCGGACGCAAGGCTGACATCCTCATGTACAATGGCCTCGACCTGGAAATCGGCTATCTTCCCCTGATCCTCGAATCGGCCAGGAATCCGAAGATTGTCCCCGGCAAACCGGGCAACTTCGACTGCTCCCGCTTCGTGATGGTCATCGAGAAGCCGACGGCCGTTGACCGGAGCATGGGGGACGTTCACCCTCTTGGCAATCCCCACTACAACTTCTCCCCGATCAATGTCCGGCGCGTGGCAGAAGGAATGGCCGCTGCCCTGGCCGAACTGGACCGGGTCAATGCCGATTTCTACCGGGAGAACTTCAAAATATTTTCGACGAAGGTCGAGCAGCGGCAGCAACAATGGCAGGCGCTTGGCCTGCCCGGCAAGAAGTTTGTCGCCTACCATAAGCAATTCGAGTATCTGGCGGCGGATTTCGGCTTTCAGATCGTGGGCTACGTCGAACCGAAACCCGGCATTCCGCCGTCGGCCGCCCATGTGGAGAGCCTGATCGAAAGCCTGGGCAGGAGCAAGCCGGACGGCATCCTCACGACCAGCTATTACGGCAAAAAGGAGTCTGCGTCGATCGGCGGGAAGACCGGGGTCAAGGTCATCCTCCTGCCTGGAGACGTCGGTGCCATGCCTGGGACGGACGACTGGTTCGCCTTCATGGATACGACCCTGCAAGCACTGCGCTAG
- a CDS encoding metal ABC transporter permease, which translates to METLNFLLYPFLACLLLIAIHAYFGIHILERGIIFVDLALAQFIGIGLALSFVFGEEHGLLLSLLFAFLGAFILSLTRRAARHVNIEAFIGIIYIFSFASSILVLDRSPHGMEEFKAIMNGNILWVTPQEVLSTLLVYGAVGILHFLLRKQFFALSFEGKGGLFLEFLFFASFAMVLVKSVAMAGVLQVFSFLIIPAMIGRLFFREPLKMLLVGWLAGVLVSMAGIFASLKLDVPTSPAIVAGLALVFFCLLAVKVFSRARDRW; encoded by the coding sequence ATGGAAACCCTCAACTTTCTGCTCTATCCCTTCCTGGCGTGTCTGCTGCTGATCGCCATCCACGCCTATTTCGGCATTCACATCCTGGAACGGGGGATTATCTTCGTCGACCTCGCCCTGGCGCAATTCATCGGCATCGGCCTCGCCCTGTCGTTCGTGTTCGGAGAGGAGCACGGCCTGCTCCTCTCCCTGCTCTTCGCCTTCCTCGGCGCCTTCATCCTCTCGCTCACCAGGCGGGCGGCCCGGCATGTGAACATCGAGGCGTTCATCGGCATCATCTACATCTTTTCCTTTGCGTCGAGCATCCTGGTTCTGGACCGCAGTCCCCACGGAATGGAAGAGTTCAAGGCCATCATGAACGGCAACATCCTCTGGGTGACGCCGCAGGAGGTCTTGTCCACCCTCCTTGTTTACGGCGCGGTCGGAATTCTCCATTTTCTGCTGCGGAAGCAGTTTTTCGCCCTCTCCTTCGAAGGGAAAGGCGGGCTTTTTCTGGAATTTCTCTTTTTCGCCAGCTTCGCCATGGTCCTGGTGAAATCAGTGGCGATGGCCGGCGTCCTTCAGGTCTTCTCGTTCCTCATCATCCCGGCCATGATCGGTCGACTGTTTTTCCGGGAGCCGCTCAAGATGCTCCTGGTCGGCTGGCTGGCGGGGGTCCTGGTCAGCATGGCGGGAATTTTTGCCTCGCTCAAGCTGGACGTTCCCACCTCGCCGGCGATTGTGGCGGGGCTGGCACTCGTGTTTTTCTGCCTGCTCGCCGTCAAGGTTTTTTCTCGGGCAAGGGATCGATGGTAA
- a CDS encoding TIGR04442 family protein, whose protein sequence is MHEEIRLHGHVDETIEYFATAAAREAYRGHFYESAGSSLRLFSPGNEFILRRDGVGHRGNGGSFCEYMFGVDQPLADLAKGDVRNRLVLYGTTYQENGNSLQFTDHTEGNQSYERIFFEGNAVCNYFFFLTGSVPGALQEQQEGILRLLGKLLKRSTAVGKGDDAGLVDELFSLLGHRSSLYLVKLIHKKHKAYHDAFRELYFAHKAIPEAEFERLQQLAQHLGIDRYQQERIRIDVMYKHPDNRRIVDEYKNILIECSRRGNINKLEMARLTRLKTLSVRNKIPSALFYTLDEMLKHDKLIDLAEQDYLAETRQILEGIFLQERQIDASIDQEDMIKLLHAKQRAHENRDHHTFEQVLLETGKACDEKIRDGADMALLENFSYIITYFDRYDNTSANINQLAFMENVRFTEEMIRSLLGNKRAFDGLAPGLFQDLFFKGILANKYLGRFGRKKILCLQKGLGLIEEGRLTVQDLLWQHREVAAQESLYNALLDLVKDRIRNFYSRYSTRAEQEALCAEVAEEMRNKGLLTGDIPPGLFRDVVVNIKKEAVYLHSLLPRIVAEQDAALREDFLDNSGLDLFYVEELEREYFELNGLNLDDLYQIRKGLNA, encoded by the coding sequence ATGCACGAGGAAATCCGCCTCCACGGCCACGTGGACGAAACGATAGAGTATTTCGCCACGGCCGCTGCCAGGGAGGCTTACCGGGGGCACTTCTACGAGAGCGCCGGCTCCTCCCTTCGCTTGTTTTCGCCGGGGAACGAATTTATCCTTCGCCGCGACGGTGTCGGCCACCGGGGCAACGGCGGCTCCTTCTGCGAGTACATGTTCGGGGTCGATCAGCCGCTGGCCGACCTGGCCAAGGGGGATGTGCGCAACCGCCTGGTCCTTTACGGCACCACTTACCAGGAGAACGGCAACAGCCTGCAGTTCACCGACCATACCGAGGGGAACCAGAGCTACGAGCGGATCTTTTTCGAAGGCAATGCCGTCTGCAACTACTTTTTCTTCCTCACCGGCTCGGTGCCGGGGGCACTGCAGGAGCAGCAGGAAGGAATTCTGCGGCTGCTCGGCAAACTGCTCAAGCGCAGCACCGCCGTCGGCAAGGGGGACGATGCCGGTCTGGTCGACGAACTCTTCAGCTTGCTCGGGCACCGCAGCTCCCTCTATCTGGTCAAGCTGATTCACAAGAAACACAAGGCCTATCACGATGCCTTCCGTGAGCTCTACTTCGCCCACAAGGCGATCCCCGAAGCGGAATTCGAACGGCTGCAGCAGCTGGCCCAGCACCTCGGGATCGACCGCTACCAGCAGGAGCGGATCCGCATCGATGTCATGTACAAGCATCCGGACAACCGGCGGATCGTCGACGAGTACAAGAACATTCTCATCGAGTGCAGCCGGCGGGGGAACATCAACAAGCTGGAGATGGCCCGGCTGACTCGCCTGAAGACCCTCTCGGTGCGCAACAAGATACCTTCGGCCCTCTTCTACACCCTCGACGAGATGCTCAAGCACGACAAGCTCATCGATCTCGCCGAACAGGATTACCTGGCCGAGACCCGGCAGATCCTCGAGGGAATCTTCCTGCAGGAGCGGCAGATCGACGCCAGCATCGACCAGGAAGACATGATCAAGCTGCTGCACGCCAAGCAGCGCGCCCACGAGAACCGGGATCATCACACCTTCGAGCAGGTGCTGCTCGAGACCGGCAAAGCCTGCGACGAGAAAATCCGCGACGGCGCCGATATGGCCCTGCTCGAGAATTTTTCCTATATCATCACCTACTTCGACCGCTACGACAACACCTCGGCCAACATCAACCAGCTGGCGTTCATGGAAAACGTCCGCTTCACCGAAGAGATGATCCGCAGCCTGCTCGGCAACAAAAGGGCCTTCGACGGCCTGGCGCCCGGCCTCTTCCAGGATCTTTTCTTCAAGGGGATTCTGGCGAACAAATACCTGGGCCGATTCGGCCGGAAAAAGATCCTTTGTCTGCAGAAGGGTCTCGGCCTGATCGAGGAGGGACGCCTGACGGTGCAGGATCTGCTGTGGCAGCACCGGGAAGTCGCGGCGCAGGAAAGCCTTTACAACGCTCTGCTCGACCTCGTCAAGGATCGCATCCGCAACTTCTATTCCCGCTACAGCACCCGCGCCGAACAGGAGGCGCTGTGCGCCGAGGTGGCCGAGGAGATGCGCAACAAGGGGTTGCTCACGGGTGACATCCCCCCCGGACTGTTCCGGGATGTGGTGGTCAACATCAAGAAGGAGGCCGTCTACCTGCACAGCCTGCTGCCGCGTATCGTTGCCGAGCAGGATGCCGCGCTGCGCGAGGATTTCCTCGACAACAGCGGCCTCGACCTCTTCTATGTCGAGGAACTGGAGCGCGAATACTTCGAGCTCAACGGCCTCAACCTGGATGATCTATACCAGATTCGCAAGGGCCTCAACGCCTGA
- a CDS encoding methyl-accepting chemotaxis protein, with protein sequence MKKTFTLRWKILLAQIALSVIPLCITLYILTGLTVKQFEKSMQDRFTQMANFTERNTFYSQRELLNYVKLTSRNNDLVNAVYFASLTGDNSQLKDVIDKSHEIFNFDLVEVLNKDGEVILRFLNEDKQLPASTGKEHPVIEASLQGESLGEIARFDGQFSVVAAAPVFLQQEQIGSLVGVNFINDLYAVQISSLSGTQVAFFDESGIVAASHAELKNLVPAEIEADGKKEIRLDGKPYTLTIKNLGGAKRGVLLALDNSELAAARGSLLKVVLVLLAAATVLAVLVGLAISRSIVRPLAAVVHNFREIADGEGDLTRVLPVTSRDEVGELAECFNRFVARLREMVQRTRNVSLDLNGATDKIRASSREVNDGAVRQSHSLEESYRAMQGIEESISGIAESTGSLVDSAEESSSATLELGATIEEIASQMEKLFAIVDEVSSSINEMSVASQQVAENVEILSSSTEVTASSITELDASIKEIEENAEKTSQLSEEAARDAEQGKKTVHETIDGIGAIREMVDRAGTAIQELGNQSKAIGKILTVIDDVADQTSLLALNAAIIAAQAGEHGRGFAVVADEIRELAERTAVSTREIAAIIGNLQTGTQEAVKAMAAGSDRVHQEVARSKAAGEALEKIRSSTLKSTEQVRGIVRATQEQSRGSRQITNSINQVASMLGQIATAIRQQTEGSRQLARAAESMKEIASQVKLSTGEQAKGSRQINTSMERIRSMIERIDEATREQNQRSRQVLEAVSSIRNIAEGNAGRTAELDQVVESLSRQTSTLEEEVGAFRV encoded by the coding sequence ATGAAAAAGACGTTTACGCTCCGCTGGAAAATTCTGCTCGCCCAGATTGCCCTCTCGGTTATCCCGCTCTGCATTACCCTTTACATCCTCACCGGACTGACGGTAAAGCAATTTGAAAAGAGCATGCAGGACCGTTTCACCCAGATGGCCAATTTCACCGAGCGCAACACGTTCTACTCGCAGCGCGAACTCCTCAATTACGTGAAACTCACCAGTCGCAACAACGATCTGGTCAACGCCGTTTACTTCGCTTCCCTGACCGGCGACAACAGTCAATTGAAGGATGTCATCGACAAAAGCCACGAAATTTTCAATTTCGACCTGGTCGAGGTGCTGAACAAGGATGGCGAGGTGATCCTGCGTTTCCTCAACGAGGATAAGCAGTTGCCGGCATCGACCGGCAAGGAGCACCCGGTGATCGAAGCCAGTCTCCAAGGCGAGTCGCTTGGCGAAATTGCCCGCTTTGACGGACAGTTCTCTGTTGTCGCCGCCGCCCCGGTCTTCCTGCAGCAGGAACAGATCGGCAGCCTGGTCGGGGTCAATTTCATCAATGACCTGTACGCTGTCCAGATCTCTTCGCTGAGCGGTACGCAGGTGGCCTTCTTCGACGAGTCGGGCATCGTCGCCGCTTCGCATGCCGAACTCAAGAACCTGGTGCCGGCCGAGATCGAGGCGGACGGCAAGAAAGAAATCCGCCTGGACGGCAAGCCTTACACGCTGACGATCAAAAATCTGGGTGGCGCCAAGCGCGGGGTGCTGCTGGCTCTCGACAACTCCGAATTGGCGGCGGCCCGCGGCAGCCTGCTGAAGGTAGTGCTGGTGCTGCTGGCGGCGGCCACCGTCCTGGCGGTGCTGGTCGGCCTGGCCATCTCCCGCAGCATCGTCCGGCCGCTGGCCGCCGTGGTCCACAATTTCAGGGAAATCGCCGATGGCGAAGGGGATCTGACCCGCGTTCTGCCGGTAACGTCCCGGGACGAGGTTGGGGAGCTGGCTGAATGCTTCAACCGCTTCGTCGCGCGGTTGCGAGAGATGGTCCAGCGCACCCGTAATGTCTCCCTCGACCTCAACGGTGCGACGGACAAGATTCGCGCCTCTTCGCGCGAGGTCAACGACGGTGCGGTGCGCCAGTCCCATTCCCTGGAGGAATCCTACCGTGCCATGCAGGGGATCGAGGAGTCGATTTCCGGCATTGCCGAGAGCACCGGCTCCCTGGTCGACTCGGCGGAGGAGAGTTCCTCGGCGACCCTCGAGCTGGGCGCCACCATCGAGGAGATCGCCTCCCAGATGGAAAAGCTCTTTGCCATCGTCGACGAGGTCTCCAGTTCGATCAACGAAATGTCGGTGGCCAGCCAGCAGGTGGCCGAAAATGTCGAGATTCTCTCCTCCTCCACCGAGGTGACCGCCTCCTCGATCACCGAACTGGACGCCTCGATCAAGGAAATCGAGGAGAACGCCGAGAAGACCAGCCAGCTTTCAGAAGAGGCGGCCCGGGACGCCGAGCAGGGGAAGAAGACGGTTCATGAGACGATTGACGGGATCGGGGCGATCCGCGAGATGGTTGACCGCGCCGGCACCGCCATCCAGGAGCTGGGCAACCAGTCAAAGGCCATCGGCAAGATCCTTACCGTCATCGACGACGTCGCCGACCAGACCAGCCTGCTCGCCCTCAATGCCGCCATCATCGCCGCCCAGGCCGGAGAGCACGGCAGGGGGTTTGCGGTGGTCGCCGACGAAATTCGGGAGCTGGCTGAACGCACGGCCGTCTCGACCCGGGAGATCGCTGCCATTATCGGTAACCTGCAGACCGGCACCCAGGAAGCGGTGAAGGCGATGGCCGCCGGCAGTGACCGGGTGCATCAGGAGGTGGCGCGCTCCAAGGCGGCCGGGGAGGCTCTGGAGAAGATTCGCAGCAGCACCCTGAAGTCGACCGAGCAGGTACGCGGCATCGTCCGGGCTACCCAGGAACAGTCCCGCGGCAGCCGGCAGATCACCAACTCCATCAACCAGGTGGCTTCCATGCTCGGCCAGATCGCCACGGCCATTCGGCAGCAGACCGAAGGTTCGAGGCAGTTGGCCCGCGCCGCCGAATCGATGAAGGAGATCGCTTCGCAGGTCAAGCTGAGCACTGGCGAACAGGCCAAGGGGAGCCGCCAGATCAATACCAGCATGGAGAGGATCCGCAGCATGATCGAGCGGATCGACGAGGCGACCCGGGAGCAGAACCAGCGCAGCCGCCAGGTCCTGGAGGCGGTCTCGAGCATCCGCAATATCGCCGAGGGGAATGCCGGCCGCACGGCCGAGCTGGACCAGGTGGTGGAGAGCCTCTCCCGGCAGACGTCTACCCTCGAGGAAGAGGTGGGCGCCTTCCGGGTATGA
- a CDS encoding GPMC system MBL fold metallohydrolase yields the protein MTVTILGSGTSTGVPVPGCSCFVCTSEDPQNVRTRCSVLLSRGGKNILIDTATDLRQQVLREKVSHIDAVLYTHTHADHIHGIDDLRSFNMVSGQAIPIFGSPETLAVIRRNFGYIFDDELEPGYRPRLETREIDGPFDLFGLTVEPLILQHGSGVSLGYRVGSFAYLVDCNAIPVATLPRLQNIETLVIDALRFRPHTTHFNIAQALELAGRLGARRTVLTHLSHDVDHARHASLLPPGVELAYDGQRIEVDLAG from the coding sequence ATGACCGTGACGATCCTCGGCTCCGGCACCAGCACCGGAGTCCCCGTGCCGGGCTGCTCCTGCTTCGTCTGCACCTCGGAGGATCCGCAGAATGTCCGTACTCGCTGCAGCGTTCTGCTTTCCCGCGGCGGGAAGAACATCCTCATCGATACCGCCACCGACCTGCGTCAGCAGGTCCTGCGGGAAAAAGTCAGCCATATCGATGCGGTTCTCTACACCCATACCCACGCCGACCATATTCACGGCATCGACGATCTGCGCTCCTTCAACATGGTCTCCGGCCAAGCGATCCCCATTTTCGGCTCCCCCGAAACGTTGGCGGTTATCCGCCGGAATTTCGGCTACATTTTTGACGATGAGCTGGAGCCCGGCTACCGCCCCCGTCTCGAGACCCGTGAGATCGACGGGCCATTCGACCTGTTCGGCCTGACCGTCGAACCGTTGATCCTGCAGCATGGCAGCGGCGTTTCCCTTGGCTACCGGGTCGGCTCCTTCGCCTACCTGGTCGATTGCAACGCCATTCCGGTGGCGACGCTGCCGCGGCTGCAGAACATCGAGACCCTGGTGATCGATGCACTGCGCTTCCGGCCGCACACCACCCATTTCAATATCGCCCAGGCCCTGGAGCTCGCCGGCCGCCTCGGTGCCCGGCGGACGGTTCTCACCCATCTGAGCCACGACGTGGACCATGCCCGCCACGCTTCCCTGCTGCCGCCCGGGGTGGAGCTGGCCTATGACGGGCAGCGCATCGAAGTCGACCTGGCCGGCTGA
- a CDS encoding MBL fold metallo-hydrolase gives MSGAGRCGLLLLLAGLACCAAGPGERIPSHHGEEGFRNPYVERKKTSPFAYWRMRWFGDVEFPDHDEAKGKIPVVAADLERIRQPAEAPQVTWIGHATVLIQYRGINVLTDPIFSERASPISFAGPKRLTPPALTAGQLPRIDFVVISHNHYDHLDRPSVRALGDGPRWLVPLGLKAWFAEAGIDPARVEEFDWWQERRFGELTVTATPLQHWSARSPWDRYETLWAGWALRIGDFSAWFVGDTGYNEHQFREIGERLGPFDLALLPIGAYAPRWFMQEVHINPEEAVRIHRDVRARHSIGIQWGAFILTAEPLDEPPRELAAARQKFGVAESEFETLKVGETRVLAVGR, from the coding sequence ATGTCCGGCGCCGGCCGCTGCGGTCTGCTCCTGCTGCTGGCCGGGCTCGCCTGCTGCGCCGCCGGGCCGGGGGAGCGCATCCCTTCCCACCACGGGGAAGAGGGGTTCCGCAACCCGTACGTCGAGCGGAAGAAGACCTCCCCCTTCGCCTACTGGCGGATGCGCTGGTTCGGCGACGTGGAGTTTCCTGATCATGACGAGGCGAAGGGGAAGATTCCTGTCGTCGCTGCCGATCTGGAGCGCATCCGTCAGCCGGCCGAAGCGCCGCAGGTCACCTGGATCGGCCACGCGACCGTCCTCATCCAGTATCGCGGCATCAATGTCCTCACCGACCCGATCTTCTCGGAGCGCGCTTCTCCCATATCCTTCGCCGGCCCGAAGCGCCTCACCCCGCCGGCGCTCACCGCCGGGCAGCTGCCCCGTATCGACTTCGTGGTCATCTCCCACAACCACTACGATCACCTCGACCGGCCGAGCGTTCGCGCCCTCGGCGACGGCCCGCGCTGGCTGGTGCCGCTGGGTCTGAAGGCGTGGTTCGCAGAGGCAGGGATCGACCCGGCGCGGGTGGAGGAGTTCGACTGGTGGCAGGAACGGCGCTTCGGCGAGCTCACCGTCACCGCCACCCCCCTGCAGCACTGGTCCGCCCGTTCTCCCTGGGACCGCTATGAGACATTATGGGCTGGATGGGCGCTGCGGATCGGTGACTTCTCGGCCTGGTTCGTCGGCGACACCGGCTACAACGAGCACCAGTTCCGGGAGATCGGCGAACGCCTCGGCCCCTTCGATCTCGCCCTGCTTCCCATCGGCGCCTATGCTCCGCGCTGGTTCATGCAGGAGGTCCACATCAACCCGGAGGAGGCGGTCCGCATCCACCGCGACGTCCGCGCCCGGCATTCCATCGGCATCCAGTGGGGAGCCTTCATCCTGACCGCCGAGCCGCTGGACGAGCCGCCCCGGGAACTCGCCGCCGCCAGGCAGAAGTTCGGAGTGGCGGAATCGGAGTTCGAAACCCTGAAGGTCGGCGAGACGCGGGTTTTGGCGGTGGGCAGATAG
- a CDS encoding GYD domain-containing protein: MLTFVMLTRLSPGALRAPQSLEKLEQRVMERIRSECPQVTWVHDYAILGGCDYLDIFTAPDLITALKVSTIVRTYGHAHTEVWTATDWQAYKDLIRHLPAGELVGTGEGI, from the coding sequence ATGCTGACCTTCGTCATGCTCACCCGACTCTCCCCCGGCGCCCTGCGCGCGCCGCAGTCCCTCGAAAAGCTGGAACAGCGGGTCATGGAGCGCATCCGCAGCGAGTGCCCGCAGGTGACCTGGGTGCACGACTACGCAATACTCGGCGGCTGCGACTACCTCGACATCTTCACCGCCCCGGACCTGATCACCGCCCTGAAGGTCTCCACGATCGTCCGCACCTACGGCCACGCCCACACCGAGGTCTGGACGGCCACCGACTGGCAGGCCTACAAGGACCTGATCCGCCACCTGCCGGCCGGCGAACTCGTGGGGACGGGCGAGGGGATCTAA